The DNA region GGGGCGCTGGCCCAGGTGGAGCGATCTCTATATTTACTCCCTCGTCGGCGAGGGGGGCGTCGGCCTCTGGGAGGACATGATCGGTCCCTTCGCCGGAGTCACCCACGCTCTCACCGAAAGGGTCGACCTGGAGGGGCGCTGCGCCTACTGGCACGCGCCGGAAGAGGGTGAGTCGCGCGGGATCCTGACTCTTTTAGGGGCGAAGTTCCGTATCGGGAAGGGTTTCTCGGGGCATCTCCTCTGGGAGCGTTTCGATCCGGGCGGGTACTACGATTCGGGTCCGTATTGCTATCCCTGCGGCTGCGACAAGACGGCGCCGGCGGCGGACTGGACCGAGACGGCCCACTTCATCCGTTGGCAGATCAGTTACGACCTGAATTAAAGGAGCGACGATGGGTCCCTTCCATATACCCTGGTCCACTTTCGGCGCGGTTCTCCTCATCCTCGTCTCCATCGTGATCGCCGTCGTCTGGGCGCTGGCGGACAAAGCAGGGGAGCGGAAGGGGGGAGGGGAGTGATCGTTTATATCTTCGTCCTCGCCCTCTACCTCGGCCTCCTCGCCGCCATCGGCGTGGTGCTCCGCGGCCGGAGCCGCAGCGCGGCGGACTTCGCCATCGGCGGGCGCTCCGTCGGCCCGTGGGTCACCGCCCTCTCCTTCGTCGCCGCGTACTACTCGAGCGTGGTGATCATCGGCGGCGGCGGCTTCGGCTATCTCTTCGGCCTCTCCACGCTCTGGATCGCCGGCTTCAACGTGCTCGTCGGCACCACCCTCGCCTGGATCGTGCTCGGCCGGCGGGTGCGCCTCTTCACGGAGCGACTCGACGCGATGACCCTCCCCGGCTTCTTCGCGGCGCGCTACGGATCCCCCCGGGCGCGGGTCCTCTCGGCGGAGATCACGGCGATCTTCCTTATCGTGTATAACGTGAGCGTTCTCAAAGGGATGGCGGAGTGCTTCACCGGCTGCATGGGGATGCCCTACTGGGGGGGCGTGCTCCTCTCCGGCCTGGTGATCCTCTTCTATACCGCGGTCGGCGGCTACCTGGCGGTGGTCTGGACCGGATTCGTGCAGGCCATCGTGATGATCTTCGCCCTCTTCCTCCTCACCTTCGCGGCGATCATGAAGATCGGCGGGCCGACGGCGATGGCGGACCGCCTCGCGGCGATCGGCCCCGGCTACCTGCACACACCCGGCGAATGGGGGTGGGCGGGACTCGTCAGCTTCGCCTTTATCGTGAGCCTCGGCACATGGGGAATGCCCCAGCTCATCATCCGCTTCTACTCGATCAAAAACGCCAAGATGCTTCGTCTCGGGATGGTGGTGGCGACTTTGGGGAGCGCCGTGGCGATCCTCCCCTATCTGAACGGGGCGATCGCCCGGGTGCTTCTCCCCGGCCTGGAGAGCGCGGATCAGGCGATCCCCGCACTCACCACTTTGGTTCTCAATGATTGGGGGGGCGCGATCTTTCTCGCGGGCGTGGTCGCCGCCGGGATGAGCACCTTCGCCGGCATTCTGATCATCATCTCCAGCTCGATGGTGCGGGATGTCTGGATCCACGGGATGGGCCGGACCATGACGCCGGCGCAGGAGGTGCGGGCGAACCGGGTGACCAGCCTCGCCGTCGGCGTGATCAGCCTGCTGATCGCCCTGAAGCCGCCGGCGCTCGTGCTGGTGCTCACCGCTTTCGCCTGGGCGGTGATCGCCTCCACCAACCTGTGGCCGCTCCTCTTCGGGCTTTACTGCAGGCGTACCGGTCCGGCGGCGACATTCGCGAGCATGATCGCGGGCGCCGCCGCGGCGCTTCTCTGGCAGATCGTGCGGGGCCGCCTGCCCGCCCCCTGGAAAGGGATCCACGGTTTCCTGATCGGTCTCGCCGTGGGGCTCGTGGTGATCGTCGCGGGGACGCTGTTCGGGCGGCCGGCGCCGCGGGAAAACGTCGCCCGCGCCTGGGGAGAACGGGGCTGACGGGGACGCGCCGGTCAGCGGAACGCCGCCGGCGCCTCCTCGGTCGTCTCGAACGCTTCCGCCCGGTCCGTCTCCAACCAGTAGACGAGGGAAAGGCGGCGCACCTCGGCGAAATAGGCGGGGGTCAGGTTTCCCTTCTCCTCGATCGCCCGGCGGATGTCCGCGCGGATCCGCGCCACCAGCTCATCTTTGATGCGTAAACGGATTGCGCGATCCCCCTTTCGGAAGAGCGCTTCCGGCCGAGGGTTCTCCCCGTCCGCGCGGATCGTCCCCCGGCCGAGGCTCGCGCCGGTGGAGGCTTGCAGTCCGTCGATCATGCAGCTGAGCGGGGGGCCGAGGCCGGTGAAGGAGACCACCTCCGTTTCGTCCAGCGACGCCCCGAGGATCTCCCGCGCCCGGATCCCCATTTTCGCGCCGAGGATCGAGTAGATGCCGAGGTGGCGGTGCAGCTCGTTGGTGAGGAGCGCCGCCTTCCACTCCTCCATGCCGTGCCGGGCGATCACCCGCGGCGCGATCTCCGCCACGTCCCGCCGGAAAAGGGCCGGGTCGGCGGGGAAACTCTCGAAGACGACCGATCGGCGCGGCGGGAAGGGGCCGCCCCCTTCCTCGAGCACGCGCAGGTAGGCGCGCGTCGCCCCTTCCCGATTCCAGGCGGTCAGGCGGAAGCGGTCCGACTCTCCCGGAACGGGGCGGATCGTCGCCAGATCCGGCTCGAGAAGAAGAAGGGGGAGGGTCTCGTCCCAGGCGACGAAGTGGCCCGCGTCGACGAGGCGCGTGGTTCTGGGGTCGGCGTGCATCGCCGCGATCGCCCGCGCCGCCGGCGTCTCCACCCGCTTGATCGCGTCCAGCAGATTTCGGTCGAAGGGGAGGAAATCCCCGCGCCCGAGCGCGATCGAAACGATCGGGAATCCGCCCGCGAAGACCACGCGCGCCGCCGCCGTGTCCCGCGCCGTGTTCCAGGAAAGGGGGGTCTCGTCCGGTCCGTTCCCCTCGTAATACACGATTCCGATTCTCTCCGCGATGGAGGGATTCTCCCCAAGCAGGTCCGCCAGGTCGGTCAACGGCCCGAGGCAGAGAATGGTGATTTCGTGATGCGACTCCCGGATGGCGCGGCGGAGGAGATCCGTGGCGGAGGGGAGAGGGGCGTCGATGTTTTCCGGCGGGAGGTCCGCCCAACCCATCGCCTCCGACATCGGCCGCCAGGCGGGCGCGGGCCGGCCGGTCGCGCGGCCGACGCCGATCGGAACGCCGGAGCGGTCCAGCGCGCCGAGCAGTCGGGCGGCGCTCCGCGCGCCGGCGAGGGGAGAGGCGGAGCCGTCGACGGCGATGACGGCGAGCAGGTCCAGGTCGGGGGCGGTCGCCGCGATCGCCAGCGCGCGCAGATCGTCCAGCGCCATGTCGGCGTCGACGATCACGGTGTGGCGCACGTCGTGGGCGGCCGCGGCCGTCGCGATCAGTACGACCAGAACGAACAACGCGAAAGAGATCGGGAACGGTCGTTTGCGCATGGCTCTCCTCGTGGTCGGGAGCGTCGGTTTCGGTGTTTCCGGGGATGCAAGTATAGCGGATCGCCCGATCTTCGTCAGGGAGAGGATTCTCCTCCGGCGCGGGCGGAGGGAGAGAGGGCTCCGGCCGTTCGACCGGAGCCCCCGCGTGTTTCACGGAAGGGACGAGGATCAGATAAGGACACGCACCAGGGTGAGCGTGCCGAGAAAAATCGTGGCGTATCCGATCGATTGACGGAGCATCTTGGGGGGCATCAGCTTGACGGTCCAGACCGCCGCCGGCACCGAGAGGAGCGCGCCGATCGTGAGAGGGAGCGCGAGACCCCACGCCATTCCCCTGTTCATGATGAAATAGAGAGCCAGCCCGGTGGCGCAGACCAGCCCCTCGGCGAGGGAGGTGATTCCCACGGCGCTCTTTTCCGGCACGCCGAGGGCGACCTGCCCGCCGGTGACGAGCGGCCCGTACCCGCCTCCGGAGATCCCCTTGTTGAAGGCGGCCACGCTGCCGAGGCCGACGATCTTCCGGAAGGAGAAACGACCGGTCGTCCCCCGCGTGAGAAGGATGAACACGCCGATCCCGAGAATCATGATACCGATGTAGCTCTTAACGATCGTTTTCGGCAGGTTGACCGCCGCGAAAACGGC from Candidatus Eisenbacteria bacterium includes:
- a CDS encoding sodium/solute symporter (Members of the Solute:Sodium Symporter (SSS), TC 2.A.21 as described in tcdb.org, catalyze solute:Na+ symport. Known solutes for members of the family include sugars, amino acids, nucleosides, inositols, vitamins, urea or anions, depending on the system.); this translates as MIVYIFVLALYLGLLAAIGVVLRGRSRSAADFAIGGRSVGPWVTALSFVAAYYSSVVIIGGGGFGYLFGLSTLWIAGFNVLVGTTLAWIVLGRRVRLFTERLDAMTLPGFFAARYGSPRARVLSAEITAIFLIVYNVSVLKGMAECFTGCMGMPYWGGVLLSGLVILFYTAVGGYLAVVWTGFVQAIVMIFALFLLTFAAIMKIGGPTAMADRLAAIGPGYLHTPGEWGWAGLVSFAFIVSLGTWGMPQLIIRFYSIKNAKMLRLGMVVATLGSAVAILPYLNGAIARVLLPGLESADQAIPALTTLVLNDWGGAIFLAGVVAAGMSTFAGILIIISSSMVRDVWIHGMGRTMTPAQEVRANRVTSLAVGVISLLIALKPPALVLVLTAFAWAVIASTNLWPLLFGLYCRRTGPAATFASMIAGAAAALLWQIVRGRLPAPWKGIHGFLIGLAVGLVVIVAGTLFGRPAPRENVARAWGERG
- a CDS encoding nucleoside hydrolase, giving the protein MRKRPFPISFALFVLVVLIATAAAAHDVRHTVIVDADMALDDLRALAIAATAPDLDLLAVIAVDGSASPLAGARSAARLLGALDRSGVPIGVGRATGRPAPAWRPMSEAMGWADLPPENIDAPLPSATDLLRRAIRESHHEITILCLGPLTDLADLLGENPSIAERIGIVYYEGNGPDETPLSWNTARDTAAARVVFAGGFPIVSIALGRGDFLPFDRNLLDAIKRVETPAARAIAAMHADPRTTRLVDAGHFVAWDETLPLLLLEPDLATIRPVPGESDRFRLTAWNREGATRAYLRVLEEGGGPFPPRRSVVFESFPADPALFRRDVAEIAPRVIARHGMEEWKAALLTNELHRHLGIYSILGAKMGIRAREILGASLDETEVVSFTGLGPPLSCMIDGLQASTGASLGRGTIRADGENPRPEALFRKGDRAIRLRIKDELVARIRADIRRAIEEKGNLTPAYFAEVRRLSLVYWLETDRAEAFETTEEAPAAFR
- a CDS encoding sulfite exporter TauE/SafE family protein produces the protein MLFVSVALMALVSEYVDSSLGMGYGTTLTPVLIIMGYQPIYVVPAILLSEFVTGISSGLLHHNQGNVNLGRGTRARKTTAILAICSLVGTVIAVFAAVNLPKTIVKSYIGIMILGIGVFILLTRGTTGRFSFRKIVGLGSVAAFNKGISGGGYGPLVTGGQVALGVPEKSAVGITSLAEGLVCATGLALYFIMNRGMAWGLALPLTIGALLSVPAAVWTVKLMPPKMLRQSIGYATIFLGTLTLVRVLI